GAAAGTTTCGGATTATAATTTTAAGATTAGTCAAATTAAAGGCAATCCCGATAATTACAGGGAAATAAAAGACACAACAGGAATTGTAATTGACCGTAAACTTATTGCAGAAGCAAATAAAAGCATTAACGACCTCTCTTATAGTAGGAATATTCTTTTGAATGAAATCAAAGCTAAGCAAAAGCGTGTAGAAGATTTAGACGCAGAGATACAAAAAGCACGTAACGACTACAAAGCACTAATAGCTCAAAGAATAAATGAAAAGCAAGCCGAAATTGGACAAACAAAGCAAACTAAGGCACAAGCAGACAGCATTGCAAAAATACAATTTGACGAAAGTGTTCAAATTAAAGAAAGAAGCTACACTAATAATTTCATTACCCAACTTGAAGCAATGGGCAATCTGACATCTTCTAACTCTACAATGATGTGGACAAGTTGGATGATTATGCTTTTATTTATAGTAATAGAAACAGCCCCTATACTCGTAAAACTTCTTTCAAAGCGTGGACCTTATGATGAAATTTTGGATAGAGTTGAATACGAACATTACATAAATGAAAAGGAGTTAATTTCTCGTTGGAACTCCAAAATCAATGAACTGCTTGACAAATCGAGAGAAGCCGCAAAACTTGAAGGAGATGCTTTTATGCAGGTTGAAAAGCAAAGGCTTGACCACGAATTAAAAAACAATCAGAAAATTCTTGACGACCTTGCCCAAAAACAAGAACACTTGGCAAAAATTGCTATTGACAAATGGTATCAGGACGAACTTACCAAAACCAATGCAAACTCTATTCAGCAATCGCAAATTACTAAGCCGAAACTTGAAGATACTTTTTGGAAACAAAAAGGTGCAGTTGATAAAATTGAATACTATTTTCTTAACGGCTCTTTAACTGACAATGAATTGCGTTATTTTGAAAACAACCAGATGAATATAGGGAAATGGAGTTTCAATAATGCCAAAGATGAAATTGCGATTGACTTACTGAACAACAAAGTTGAGTATGTGATAACCGAAATCAAAGACACGACTTTGAAATTAAAAGACAAGGCAACAAACGATATTTTAGAATTTGAGAAAGTATAAAAATGGCTTGGCGTTTTAGAAAATCCATAAATTTTGGTTTGTTTCGGACAACTGTTTCCAAAAAAGGAGTTGGAAGCAGTTTTGGTTTTCTTGGTTTTCGTTTTGGCGTTAGCCCTGACGGTAGAAAATATTGGAGTTTCGGAATACCCGGAACAGGTTTGTATTACATCAAATATTATGGATAAAGCGATAAAAATAATTCTTGCTATTCTGTTTTTCCTTTGCTTGCTTGATATGCCTTACGGCTACTATCAGTTTGTAAGGTTTGCAGGACTTGTTGGCTTTGCAATTCTTGCCTACCAAGCCAATCAACAAGGCAGACAAACGGAAATGATTATTTACGGTGGACTTGCTTTGCTATTTCAACCGTTTTTCAAAATTGCACTTGGCAGAGAAATGTGGAATGTTGTAGATGTGGTTGTCGCTATCGGGCTTATCCTTTCTCTTTTTGTGAAGCCGAAAGCAAACAGTTCCTGAAAATCCTTGTTCTGTCGTAAATATTTCCTAAATTTGCGACAAGAAAACAGATAAAAGTGCAAGAAAGCATTGAAATACAGATACTTGACAAGATTAAGAAAGCCAAGAGGGGTTCGCTCTTTTTCGTGGAGAATTTTGTCAGGATAGCCAATGCCAAAACAGCCAATAAAGCATTGGAACGCTTGGTAAAAGCAGGTGAGTTGGAACGGTTTGCCACAGGAATTTATTACCGTCCTGCAACAAGCGAGCTAATCGGGAAATTAACACCAAGCCTTGAAGCGGTTGCCGTTGCCATTGCCAAAAGAGACAGGGCAAGAATTGTCCCGACAGGTTCGTATGCACTCAACCGTT
This Bacteroidia bacterium DNA region includes the following protein-coding sequences:
- a CDS encoding DUF4236 domain-containing protein yields the protein MAWRFRKSINFGLFRTTVSKKGVGSSFGFLGFRFGVSPDGRKYWSFGIPGTGLYYIKYYG
- a CDS encoding DUF4407 domain-containing protein; this encodes MKTSDEKYQDKTMRKPSWIQRFFILCSGSDREILHQCPTEWNKYAGIGGTIFFTGLLASLSGGYALYTIFRGDANAFAYAILFGITWGFVILNLDRFIVSSIRKEGNLRKELLQASPRFILAIIISIVIAKPLEVRIFESRIEQQILEDKRAKLEDEKLSIDKFNDLTKLENSIQNQNTELGTLDSLRQGDPTNDDFKKLLGDRNFAIQDLNNVSKANNPKVSDYNFKISQIKGNPDNYREIKDTTGIVIDRKLIAEANKSINDLSYSRNILLNEIKAKQKRVEDLDAEIQKARNDYKALIAQRINEKQAEIGQTKQTKAQADSIAKIQFDESVQIKERSYTNNFITQLEAMGNLTSSNSTMMWTSWMIMLLFIVIETAPILVKLLSKRGPYDEILDRVEYEHYINEKELISRWNSKINELLDKSREAAKLEGDAFMQVEKQRLDHELKNNQKILDDLAQKQEHLAKIAIDKWYQDELTKTNANSIQQSQITKPKLEDTFWKQKGAVDKIEYYFLNGSLTDNELRYFENNQMNIGKWSFNNAKDEIAIDLLNNKVEYVITEIKDTTLKLKDKATNDILEFEKV